The following proteins come from a genomic window of Acinetobacter baumannii:
- the paaZ gene encoding phenylacetic acid degradation bifunctional protein PaaZ: MLEQAHLEGTSTDTDFQQSEHQLPHLASYVYGTWHSSDEELRTVYHAITGESIYAVSSHGIDMKRVVQYAKQNGSELATWTFHQRANALKQIAQHLLERKEDFYKLAYATGATRKDAWIDIEGGIQTLFAYSSLVRRELNDEKIITEDSWIQLSKNGTFGAKHILSPKAGVAVHINAFNFPIWGMLEKIAPTLLAGVPCIVKPATDGAQLTQAVVKAIEETHVLPKGSLQLICGQTYDLLEQLGPQDCVTFTGSAYTGQKLRNHPHLNKYSIPFSMEADSVNSAILSPEANEETVDLFVREVFREMTTKAGQKCTAIRRAFVPENLLATVQEKLTAKLAKVVVGDPQKEETTMGALASIKQKHDVAEKVAELSKDAKIVFGGNDSFTFNADHPEKGAFFAPTLLVCEQPLQATNVHTTEAFGPVCTLMPYQNIEELADLVSRGEGSLVASVVKNNDENIEQIIQKIAPWHGRVHVLDAESAKESTGHGSPLPHLVHGGPGRAGGGEELGGIRAVKHYMQRTAIQGSPNSLTQITHSWTAGSKVNEDRVHPFKKSFDELVIGERLLTARRTVTEADIVNFACLSGDYFYAHTDKIAAAESFFGERVAHGYFIVSAAAGLFVDAAQGPVIANYGMDNLRFVEPVKIGDSIQVELTCKQKTPKPQKDPSQPAHGVVVWDIKVKNQRGELVATYDILTLVAREA; this comes from the coding sequence ATGCTTGAACAAGCACACCTAGAAGGAACCTCAACTGACACAGATTTTCAGCAGTCTGAGCATCAACTGCCTCATCTTGCTTCTTATGTCTATGGAACATGGCATTCGTCTGACGAAGAATTACGTACCGTTTATCATGCCATTACAGGTGAATCGATTTATGCCGTAAGTAGTCATGGCATAGATATGAAACGTGTTGTTCAGTATGCCAAACAGAATGGTTCAGAACTGGCTACCTGGACGTTTCACCAACGTGCCAATGCGTTAAAACAAATTGCCCAACATTTACTTGAACGTAAGGAAGACTTCTACAAACTTGCTTATGCGACAGGCGCAACTCGTAAAGATGCGTGGATTGATATTGAAGGCGGGATCCAGACATTATTTGCTTATTCAAGTCTGGTTCGCCGTGAACTCAATGATGAAAAAATTATTACTGAAGATAGCTGGATTCAATTATCTAAAAATGGGACTTTCGGCGCTAAACACATTTTAAGTCCTAAAGCAGGTGTTGCCGTTCACATTAATGCTTTTAACTTTCCAATTTGGGGAATGCTTGAAAAGATTGCACCGACGCTACTTGCAGGCGTGCCATGTATTGTGAAACCAGCAACCGATGGTGCTCAATTAACTCAAGCAGTTGTAAAAGCCATTGAAGAAACACATGTCTTACCCAAAGGCTCACTACAACTCATTTGCGGTCAGACTTATGACCTGTTAGAACAGTTAGGTCCACAAGACTGCGTGACTTTTACAGGTTCTGCCTACACAGGCCAAAAACTACGTAACCACCCTCACCTCAATAAATATTCGATTCCATTTAGCATGGAAGCCGACTCGGTAAACAGTGCAATTTTAAGCCCTGAGGCAAATGAAGAAACTGTCGATTTATTTGTGCGTGAAGTCTTCCGTGAAATGACCACAAAAGCAGGCCAAAAATGTACTGCCATTCGTCGTGCATTTGTTCCTGAAAATTTGTTAGCGACTGTACAAGAGAAGCTGACTGCCAAACTTGCTAAAGTTGTGGTGGGCGACCCTCAAAAAGAAGAAACCACCATGGGGGCTTTAGCGAGCATTAAACAAAAACATGACGTTGCAGAAAAAGTTGCTGAACTCAGCAAAGACGCAAAAATTGTTTTTGGTGGTAACGATAGTTTTACATTTAATGCAGACCATCCTGAAAAAGGTGCTTTTTTCGCTCCAACTTTATTGGTGTGCGAACAGCCTTTACAAGCGACGAATGTTCATACCACGGAAGCTTTCGGTCCGGTATGTACACTCATGCCATATCAAAACATTGAAGAACTAGCTGACCTTGTTTCACGTGGTGAAGGTAGCCTAGTGGCTTCTGTCGTTAAAAATAACGATGAGAATATTGAGCAGATTATTCAAAAAATTGCGCCTTGGCATGGTCGTGTGCATGTACTCGATGCAGAGTCAGCAAAAGAAAGTACAGGACATGGTTCACCACTTCCACATTTAGTACACGGCGGCCCTGGCCGTGCAGGTGGCGGTGAAGAGTTAGGTGGTATTCGCGCGGTTAAACATTATATGCAGCGCACTGCAATTCAAGGCTCTCCAAATAGCCTGACGCAAATTACTCACTCATGGACTGCTGGCTCAAAAGTTAATGAGGACCGTGTACATCCATTTAAAAAGTCTTTTGATGAGTTAGTGATTGGTGAACGCCTATTAACAGCGCGTCGTACAGTCACCGAAGCAGATATTGTTAATTTCGCGTGTTTAAGCGGTGACTACTTCTATGCACATACCGACAAAATCGCAGCGGCCGAGTCTTTCTTTGGTGAACGCGTTGCACATGGATATTTCATTGTGTCTGCCGCAGCAGGTCTATTTGTCGATGCAGCACAAGGCCCTGTGATTGCCAATTATGGTATGGACAACTTACGTTTTGTTGAACCGGTTAAAATTGGTGACTCAATCCAAGTTGAACTCACCTGTAAACAAAAAACACCTAAACCACAAAAAGAC
- the paaA gene encoding 1,2-phenylacetyl-CoA epoxidase subunit PaaA, which translates to MENNYQKFEQNIANEITIEAKDQMPDAYRKTLIRQIGQHGHSEIVGMLPEGNWITRAPTLKRKAVLLAKVQDEAGHGLYLYSAAETLGADRDDMMEKLINGKMKYSSIFNYPTLTWADVAAIGWLVDGAAIVNQVALCRTSYGPYARAMVRICKEESFHQRQGFEAMMALANGTPEQKQMAQDAVNRFWWPALMMFGPSDEHSPNSAQSMAWKIKRFSNDELRQKFVDNTVPQVLQLGLEVPDPDLKFNEETGHYEFGEIDWHEFNEVIAGRGPCNHERIEARRKAWENGKWVRDAAVVYAKKQQLEANKVA; encoded by the coding sequence ATGGAAAACAATTACCAGAAATTTGAACAAAATATTGCCAATGAAATTACGATCGAGGCTAAGGATCAAATGCCTGATGCCTACCGCAAAACATTGATTCGTCAAATCGGGCAACATGGCCATTCTGAAATTGTAGGTATGTTGCCTGAAGGAAACTGGATTACTCGTGCACCAACTTTAAAACGTAAAGCGGTTTTGCTCGCGAAAGTACAAGATGAAGCGGGTCATGGTTTATATCTGTATAGCGCGGCAGAAACCTTAGGTGCTGACCGTGATGACATGATGGAAAAGTTGATTAATGGGAAAATGAAATACTCATCAATCTTTAACTATCCAACTTTGACTTGGGCAGATGTCGCTGCAATTGGTTGGCTTGTCGATGGGGCAGCCATTGTGAACCAAGTTGCGCTTTGCCGTACTTCATATGGGCCATATGCACGTGCGATGGTACGTATTTGTAAAGAAGAAAGTTTCCACCAACGTCAAGGTTTTGAAGCCATGATGGCTTTGGCAAACGGTACACCGGAACAAAAACAGATGGCACAAGATGCAGTGAACCGTTTCTGGTGGCCTGCACTGATGATGTTTGGTCCAAGTGATGAGCATTCTCCAAACAGTGCACAAAGCATGGCGTGGAAAATCAAACGCTTTAGTAACGATGAATTACGTCAAAAGTTTGTCGATAACACCGTACCACAAGTGTTGCAACTTGGCTTGGAAGTACCGGACCCAGATTTAAAGTTCAATGAAGAAACAGGCCACTATGAGTTTGGCGAGATTGACTGGCACGAATTTAATGAAGTGATTGCCGGACGTGGACCATGTAATCACGAGCGTATCGAAGCACGCCGTAAAGCATGGGAAAACGGCAAATGGGTTCGTGATGCAGCAGTAGTCTACGCGAAAAAACAGCAGCTTGAAGCGAACAAAGTGGCTTAA
- the paaB gene encoding 1,2-phenylacetyl-CoA epoxidase subunit PaaB produces MEDKNNWSLYEVFVRSKQGLSHRHVGSLRAPDDEIALQHARDVYTRRNEGISIWVVRSELIKSSQPDEKAEFFDPSLDKVYRHPTFYHIPDGIEHM; encoded by the coding sequence ATGGAAGATAAAAATAACTGGTCGCTCTACGAAGTATTTGTACGTAGTAAACAAGGCTTAAGCCACCGTCATGTAGGCAGCTTAAGAGCACCTGATGATGAAATTGCACTGCAACATGCTCGTGATGTTTACACGCGCCGTAATGAAGGAATTAGCATTTGGGTAGTTCGTTCAGAACTGATTAAGTCATCACAGCCAGATGAAAAAGCTGAATTTTTCGATCCTTCTTTAGACAAGGTTTATCGTCATCCGACTTTTTACCATATCCCAGATGGCATTGAGCACATGTA